One window of the Brachionichthys hirsutus isolate HB-005 unplaced genomic scaffold, CSIRO-AGI_Bhir_v1 contig_718, whole genome shotgun sequence genome contains the following:
- the LOC137913582 gene encoding SEC14-like protein 2, translating to MSGGVGDLSPKQAEALEQFRERMQDTLTALLAEHNLPTPLPEEYDFMLLIWLRARNFNVQKSEAMLRTHLEFRKQMKVDTLVSEWRPPEVIEKYLCGGMCGYDREGSPIWYDIIGPLDPKGLLLSASKQDLVKSKIRDCEVLQKECVLQSQKLGRNVESVTMIYDVEGLGLKHLWKPAMETYGEILQMFEDHYPGRMKRLFVIKAPKLYSVAYNLVKHFLCENTRQKIHILGANWQEVLLKHIDAEQLPAMYGGKRTDPDGDPRCRTMINHVGPIPPSYYVRDHVKVDYERCTIVKRGSSQQFDYEILFPGCVLRWQFATESADIGFGVFLKDRKGERKKAAEMRAVVPSQRYNAHLVPEDGSLTCERPGVYVLRFDNTYSILQTKKISFTVEVLLPEHLQTNLQTTGRAKEPCAS from the exons ATGAGCGGAGGAGTCGGAGACCTCAGTCCTAAACAGGCTGAGGCACTGGAGCAG TTTCGCGAGAGGATGCAGGACACTCTTACGGCACTTCTTGCAGAGCACAACCTTCCTACTCCACTTCCTGAAGAGTACGACTTTATGCTGTTAATATGGCTCAGAG CCAGAAACTTCAATGTTCAGAAGTCTGAGGCCATGTTGAGAACG CATTTGGAGTTCAGGAAACAGATGAAAGTAGACACATTAGTCTCAGAGTGGCGTCCAcctgag GTGATAGAGAAGTATCTGTGTGGAGGGATGTGTGGTTATGACCGCGAGGGTAGTCCCATCTGGTACGACATCATCGGACCCTTGGATCCCAAAGGCCTCTTACTGTCCGCCTCCAAGCAAGACTTAGTCAAGTCAAAGATCAGAGACTGTGAGGTCCTGCAGAAGGAGTGTGTCCTGCAGTCACAGAAG CTGGGGAGAAATGTGGAGTCAGTCACCATGATCTATGATGTTGAAGGTCTGGGTCTGAAGCATTTATGGAAGCCTGCTATGGAAACATATGGAGAG ATCCTCCAGATGTTTGAGGACCACTATCCAGGACGCATGAAAAGACTGTTTGTCATTAAAG ctcccaaACTCTATTCTGTGGCCTACAACCTAGtcaaacacttcctgtgtgaGAACACAAGACAAAAGATCCACATCCTCGGAG CTAACTGGCAGGAGGTCTTACTGAAGCACATTGATGCTGAGCAACTACCGGCGATGTACGGGGGTAAGCGGACTGATCCTGATGGAGATCCTCGCTGTCGAACCATG ATCAACCATGTTGGACCAATTCCCCCATCCTACTATGTGCGGGACCATGTTAAGGTGGACTACGAGCGGTGCACGATCGTCAAACGAGGTTCTTCCCAGCAGTTTGACTATGAGATTCTGTTCCCGGGCTGCGTTCTAAG GTGGCAGTTTGCCACTGAGAGTGCAGACATCGGTTTTGGGGTGTTTTTGAAGGATAGAAAGGGTGAAAGGAAGAAGGCGGCTGAAATGCGAGCTGTTGTGCCCAGCCAGCGCTACAATGCCCACCTGGTGCCTGAGGATGGGTCTCTGACCTGTGAGCGACCAGGGGTCT aTGTTCTGAGATTTGATAACACTTACAGCATCTTACAGACCAAAAAAATCAGTTTTACTGTTGAGGTCCTGCTCCCTGAACACCTACAGACCAACCTGCAGACCACTGGGAGGGCTAAAGAACCCTGTGCAAGCTGA
- the LOC137913588 gene encoding RING finger protein 215-like: protein MTPAARCWYFVWVTLPLVLLRWPWLPPVDAEQVALVEVFLEQRSGVSSLLQGEVVESGKSSRRYEDQEQLEGDLVLVQGEETHISKGKAKDDAKEKRLWIGVVPVEMDDSKASTGNQESFADAVVDKMRRALVLGASALIILALNQNTVSETDLSQVLSKPIIVIQTSENVTKLIGALLRGLRATAKITYRAILQDNLGATLTLWSSCGRSRGGRFGEWQGVICTGETNSQVQKYLQQLWDTVLLVALILSTGVIVQARWQYQDQQLNDDLELHSKQAVLKRMSSLKTKRYRQPKLWRDPRQSGETDDCAVCLEPFNNNQCLRVLPCLHEYHRECIDPWLLLQHTCPLCKRSILSNMCKDS from the exons ATGACTCCCGCTGCTCGCTGCTGGTACTTTGTCTGGGTGACGCTACCCCTCGTCCTGCTGCGGTGGCCGTGGCTGCCGCCGGTCGATGCCGAGCAGGTCGCTCTGGTGGAGGTTTTCCTGGAGCAGCGGTCGGGTGTCAGCTCTCTGCTCCAGGGGGAGGTGGTGGAGTCCGGGaagagcagccggagatacGAGGACCAAGAACAGCTGGAGGGGGACCTGGTCCTG GTTCAGGGCGAGGAAACGCATATAAGCAAAGGAAAAGCCAAAGATGATGCCAAAGAGAAGAGGCTGTGGATTGGGGTGGTGCCCGTGGAGATGGATGACAGCAAAGCCTCCACCGGAAACCAGGAGTCCTTTGCTGATGCAGTGGTCGATAAA ATGAGGCGAGCATTGGTCCTCGGAGCATCTGCGCTGATCATTCTGGCTCTCAACCAAAACACAGTCAGTGAG ACGGATCTGTCTCAGGTGCTGTCCAAGCCCATCATTGTGATCCAGACATCTGAAAATGTCACCAAGTTGATTGGAGCTCTGCTTCG ggGCCTTCGAGCCACGGCAAAAATCACTTACAGGGCGATTCTGCAGGACAACCTG GGAGCCACACTCACACTGTGGTCCAGCTGTGGGCGATCTAGAGGAGGTCGCTTCGGAGAGTGGCAGGGGGTCATCTGCACGGGGGAGACCAATTCTCAGGTCCAG AagtacctgcagcagctgtgggacACCGTCCTCCTCGTGGCGCTGATCCTCAGCACCGGCGTCATTGTTCAGGCTCGCTGGCAGTACCAGGACCAGCAGCTGAATGACGACTTGGAG CTCCATTCCAAACAGGCGGTTCTGAAGAGAATGTCGTCGTTGAAGACAAAAAGATACCGTCAGCCCAAACTGTGGCGCGACCCACGCCAGTCAGGAGAGACGGACGACTGCGCCGTCTGTCTGGAGCCGTTCAACAACAACCAA TGTCTGCGGGTGCTGCCGTGTCTTCACGAGTACCACAGAGAATGCATCGAtccctggctgctgctgcagcacaccTGTCCTCTGTGCAAACGCAGCATCCTGA gcaACATGTGCAAAGACAGCTAa
- the LOC137913568 gene encoding activating signal cointegrator 1 complex subunit 2-like: MACAQVPLDEQQVTEADPQGKERTLPALHPARKEERYFVPYKPPPEYGSPAEAEEFLEHARFITEDLEWLLSLPHDRFWCQVVFDESLHRCLDSYLHHAPRSLDLAALSSSPAVADVQRSIHRAVFLTFLRMATHKESKESFITPTVFGEIIYDNFLFDIPKILDLCVLFGKGNSQLLHKMIENIFTKQPSYYSDLVETVPTVLQVFDTILHKCGLRCEGATAAEPMKLSANNTTAMTMDERELVDLILYLCDSTTTIHAFLDIFPTACSSFHDHSFLSRLTSFYETAVPDLEKALRKRHFDDKSLQQDLWKRLSHSCRKMVETTHLLLHHRCLQPILEGGENTQTYAEELLQLFTSFLPEKRFLSDYDEQFPIADDVSLLQQALPVIDETRTSYLLQGVASAWDGVGRRKPQNHIQHKVGAAAAFTAGVKVQEEQETEGGDDLRGAAAILDLPQKENNGAVCSVSGAALESLLSCIKDLLPDLGEGFLLACLQEYDYNAELVINNILEDRLAPSLNKLDRALPRPVKEELPDVMNSRSNVFDDDEFDIFRRDQVDMSRVWKGRRKGENVREMLNDKKHIAEQKARYQAYETVVDEVVVEPGESAATYGVDDYDDEYDDTYDVNQVGANDLDGDSLLNRRPFTIPQVLRQTYKAQDDEKEEDEEEEETLPINVNRDQFVQDPAVLRERAEARRAAIQQRKGFRPENPGNVVGKPKGQGKTKDTILDRRKKEANKSHVSNHNRRTMADRKRNKGMIPS, from the exons ATGGCCTGCGCCCAAGTGCCATTGGATGAGCAACAGGTGACCGAGGCTGACCCCCAAGGAAAAGAGCGCACGCTGCCTGCGCTG CACCCAGCCAGGAAGGAGGAACGCTATTTTGTGCCTTACAAGCCCCCACCCGAATACGGCTCTCCCGCTGAGGCGGAGGAGTTCTTAGAACATGCCAGGTTCATCACAGAGGACCTGGAGTGGCTGCTTTCGCTACCGCATGACAGGTTCTGGTGCCAG GTGGTGTTTGATGAGTCTCTCCACAGATGCCTTGATTCATACCTGCATCACGCTCCCCGCAGCCTTGACCTTGCCGCcctgtcctcctctcctgcgGTGGCTGACGTCCAGCGCTCCATCCATAGGGCAGTCTTCTTGACCTTCCTAAGGATGGCCACACACAAAGAATCCAAG GAGAGCTTCATCACCCCGACTGTATTTGGAGAAATCATCTacgacaacttcctgtttgacattCCCAAAATTCTGGATCTGTGTGTGCTCTTTGGAAAGGGCAACAGCCAGCTGCTGCACAAGATGATCG AGAACATCTTTACAAAGCAACCGTCATACTACAGCGACCTGGTTGAGACGGTTCCCACCGTGCTGCAG GTGTTTGACACCATCCTGCATAAGTGTGGCCTCCGCTGCGAAGGGGCCACCGCCGCCGAGCCGATGAAGCTGAGCGCAAACAACACCACAGCCATGACCATGGACGAGCGG GAGCTCGTAGATCTCATTCTGTATCTCTGTGACTCAACCACCACCATTCATGCTTTCCTGGATATCTTCCCGACTGCCTGCTCCAGCTTTCATGACCACAGTTTCCTCAGCAG ACTCACCTCATTTTATGAAACCGCTGTGCCTGATCTTGAGAAGGCGTTGAGGAAGAGACACTTTGATGATAAAAG TCTTCAGCAGGACTTGTGGAAGAGGTTGTCCCACTCCTGTCGCAAGATGGTGGAGACGactcacctgctgctgcatcacagATGTTTGCAGCCAATTCTGGAGGG GGGGGAAAACACGCAAACATATGCAGAGGAGCTCCTTCAACTTTTCACGTCTTTCTTACCTGAAAAACG GTTCTTGTCGGACTACGATGAGCAGTTCCCTATTGCAGATGACGTCAGCCTCCTGCAGCAGGCCCTCCCCGTCAT TGATGAGACGCGAACGTCCTACCTGCTCCAGGGGGTGGCCAGCGCCTGGGACGGCGTTGGGCGGCGGAAGCCACAGAACCACATTCAGCACAAAGTGGGTGCCgctgctgctttcacagctGGCGTTAAGGTTCAGGAGGAGCAAGAGACAGAAGGGGGCGATGACCTGAGGGGAGCAGCAGCCATCTTGGATCTTccccaaaaagaaaacaat GGTGCGGTGTGCTCGGTGAGCGGGGCTGCGCTGGAATCTCTGCTGTCGTGCATCAAGGACCTGCTGCCTGATTTAGGCGAAGGCTTCCTGCTGGCCTGCCTGCAGGAGTACGACTACAACGCTGAGCTGGTCATCAACAACATCCTCGAGGATCGTTTGGCCCCCAGCCTGAACAAACTAGACCGAGCTCTGCCAAG GCCAGTGAAAGAGGAGCTTCCAGATGTGATGAACTCCAGATCCAACGTGTTTGATGATGACGAGTTTGACATCTTTCGCAGGGACCAGGTGGACATGTCCCGCGTCTGGAAGGGCAGGAG GAAAGGAGAGAATGTTCGAGAGATGCTGAACGACAAGAAGCACATAGCGGAGCAGAAAGCTCGTTACCAGGCCTACGAGACGGTGGTGGACGAGGTCGTCGTTGAACCTGGCGAGAGCGCAGCCACCTACGGCGTGGACGACTACGACGACGAGTACGACGACACCTACGACGTGAACCAAGTGGGCGCCAATGACCTGGATGGAGACAGTTTGTTGAACAGAAG acCTTTCACCATCCCACAAGTACtgagacaaacatacaaagCACAGGATGATgaaaaggaagaagatgaagaggaggaagagacttTACCG ATCAACGTGAACAGGGACCAGTTTGTGCAGGATCCAGCTGTGCTGAGGGAGCGGGCTGAAGCTCGGAGAGCTGCCATACAACAAAGGAAAGG TTTTCGACCGGAGAATCCCGGCAACGTGGTGGGAAAGCCCAAAGGCCAAGGAAAAACCAAAGACACAATTCTGGACCGGCGCAAAAAGGAGGCCAACAAGAGCCACGTGTCAAACCACAACCGCCGCACAATGGCCGACCGCAAGAGGAACAAAGGCATGATCCCCTCCTGA